From the genome of Burkholderia pyrrocinia:
TTCGCGAGCAGCAGGCGCTGCAGCCCTTCGAAGTGCGCGCGCGATTCGTCGCCGAGGAAGTCGATCAGCTTCGGCGCGTTCTGCGCGATCTCCTGCAACGCGGGATTCTTCGTGTCGAGCACGCGCAGCGGGTTCGTATACAGGCGGCGCTTCGCGTCCTCGTCGAGCACGTCGGCAAACTGCTCGAGGTACTTGATCAGTTCGACGCGGTGCGCGGCGCGCTCTTCGGCGAGGCCGAGCGAGTTGATCTCGAGCTTGATGCCGGTCAGGCCGAGGTCGTCCCACAGGCGCTGGCACATCATGATGATCTCGGCATCCGCATCGGGGCCCGCGAAGCCGAGCGCCTCGACGCCGACCTGGTGGAACTGGCGGTAGCGGCCGCGCTGCGGACGCTCGTGACGGAACATCGGGCCGATGTACCACAGGCGCTTCGGGCCGTCGTACAGCATGTTGTGCTCGATCGACGCGCGCACGACGGCCGCGGTGTTTTCCGGGCGCATCGTCAGGTTCTCGCCGTTCAGCGCATCGGTGAAGCTGTACATCTCCTTCTCGACGATGTCCGTGACTTCGCCGATGCCGCGCGTGAAGAGCTGCGTGTTTTCGACGATCGGCGTGCGGATGTTCTGGTAGCCGTACGCGCGCAGCAGCGATTTCACGGTGGCTTCGAAGAATTCCCACAGGCCGGCATCCTGCGGAAGGATGTCGTTCATGCCCTTGACGCCGGTGAGCTTCTCGATCTTGCGTTTCTGTTCAGTCATCGTGTGTGTGGACGAATTAGTTCACGGCCGCGTCGGCGCGGCCATAGTTGCGTGCGACGTAGTCGCTGACGATCTGCTGGAATTCCTCGGCGATCCGCTCGCCGCGCAGCGTCTTGACCTTCTCGCCGTCGATGAAGACGGGCGCGGCCGGGTTTTCGCCCGAACCCGGCAGGCTGATGCCGATGTTCGCGTGCTTCGATTCGCCCGGGCCGTTGACGATGCAACCCATCACCGCGACGTTCATCTTCTCGACGCCCGGATACTCCTTGCGCCAGGCCGGCATCTGCTCGCGCAGGTAGGTCTGGATCTGCATCGCGAGCTCCTGGAACAGCGTGCTCGTCGTCCGGCCGCAGCCCGGGCACGCGATCACCATCGGCGCGAACGAGCGCAGGCCCATCGTCTGGAGGATTTCCTGGCCGACGATCACCTCGCCCGTGCGCGACGCGCCCGGTTCCGGCGTCAGCGAGATGCGGATCGTGTCGCCGATCCCTTCCTGCAGCAGCACGCCGAGCGCGGCCGTCGATGCGACGATGCCCTTCGAGCCCATGCCGGCCTCGGTCAGCCCCAGGTGCAGCGCAAAGCCGCAGCGGCGGCCGAGTTCGCGGTATACGGCGATCAGGTCCTGCACGCCGCTGACCTTGCACGACAGCACGATGCGATCGCGGCCGAGACCCAGCTCGACTGCACGCTCGGCCGAGCCGATCGCCGACTGGATCAGCGCCTCGTACATCACGCTTTGCGCGTCCCACGGCTGCGAGCGCGCGCCGTTCTCGTCCATCATGCGCGCGAGCAGGTCCTGGTCGAGACTGCCCCAGTTCACGCCGATCCGCACGGGCTTGTCGTACTTGGCCGCGGCTTCGATCATCTGCGCGAACTGCGTATCGCGCTTCGCACCCTGACCGACGTTGCCGGGGTTGATCCGGTACTTCGACAGCGACTCCGCGCAGCCCGGGTAGTCGCGCAGCAGCAGGTGGCCGTTGTAGTGGAAATCGCCGACGAGCGGCACGGTCACGCCCATCCGGTCGAGCTGCTCGCGGACCGCCGGCACGGCGGCCGCGGCCTCGGGCGTGTTGACCGTGATGCGCACCAGTTCGGAGCCCGCGTTCGCGAGTTCCTTGATCTGGATTGCGGTGCCGATCGCGTCGGCCGTGTCGGTATTCGTCATCGACTGCACGCGCACCGGCGCGTCGCCGCCGATCGTCACGAGCTGCCCGCCCCAGCGGACATCCACCGCATGCGACACGCGGCGGGGCTGATGCCCGCCGAACACCGGTTCGGTTGAACAAATCTGACTGCTGCGTGGGGATTGAGCTTCGGATTGCATCGATAGATCCATTTACGCGGAATGCGCCGCGACGCGGCGCATGAATTGAAAAAGCGCCGTGTCCTCACGGCCTGTCGATATCGACGACAGGCCTTCGCCACGGCGCTTGACGTCAGGGCAACGTGAACCGCGCCACATTACCCCGCGCTGCCGAATATTTTGCCGGATCGACAGGTTTTCCGTCGAACGCAACCGCGTCGAGGCCTGCCTTGTTGCCGATCGTGACCTTGAACGGCCCGTCGCCGGCGACCTGCTTCGTCTCGCCGGCCCGCACCAGCGCCGAGAACAGCTCCTTGCCGTTCT
Proteins encoded in this window:
- the hisS gene encoding histidine--tRNA ligase → MTEQKRKIEKLTGVKGMNDILPQDAGLWEFFEATVKSLLRAYGYQNIRTPIVENTQLFTRGIGEVTDIVEKEMYSFTDALNGENLTMRPENTAAVVRASIEHNMLYDGPKRLWYIGPMFRHERPQRGRYRQFHQVGVEALGFAGPDADAEIIMMCQRLWDDLGLTGIKLEINSLGLAEERAAHRVELIKYLEQFADVLDEDAKRRLYTNPLRVLDTKNPALQEIAQNAPKLIDFLGDESRAHFEGLQRLLLANNIPFKINPRLVRGLDYYNLTVFEWVTDKLGAQGTVAAGGRYDPLIEQLGGKPTAACGWAMGIERILELLKEEDLAPEQEGVDVYVVHQGETAREQAFIAAERLRDTGLDVIFHCSADGAPASFKSQMKRADASGAAFAVIFGEEEVANGTVGVKALRGAAEDGEKNVQQTVPVESLTEFLINAMVASAEDGDD
- the ispG gene encoding flavodoxin-dependent (E)-4-hydroxy-3-methylbut-2-enyl-diphosphate synthase, producing the protein MQSEAQSPRSSQICSTEPVFGGHQPRRVSHAVDVRWGGQLVTIGGDAPVRVQSMTNTDTADAIGTAIQIKELANAGSELVRITVNTPEAAAAVPAVREQLDRMGVTVPLVGDFHYNGHLLLRDYPGCAESLSKYRINPGNVGQGAKRDTQFAQMIEAAAKYDKPVRIGVNWGSLDQDLLARMMDENGARSQPWDAQSVMYEALIQSAIGSAERAVELGLGRDRIVLSCKVSGVQDLIAVYRELGRRCGFALHLGLTEAGMGSKGIVASTAALGVLLQEGIGDTIRISLTPEPGASRTGEVIVGQEILQTMGLRSFAPMVIACPGCGRTTSTLFQELAMQIQTYLREQMPAWRKEYPGVEKMNVAVMGCIVNGPGESKHANIGISLPGSGENPAAPVFIDGEKVKTLRGERIAEEFQQIVSDYVARNYGRADAAVN